GACTACACCGATCTGTATGCGCGCCTGAAGGACTATCCGCTTGCCGTGTCGCGCGAGACGGGCACGCTGCTGTACATGCTCGCGCGCAGCGGCGGCGCGCGGTCGATCGTCGAATTCGGCACGTCGTTCGGCATTTCGACGCTGCATCTCGCGGCCGCGCTGCGCGACAACGGCGGCGGCCGGCTGATCACGAGCGAATTCGAACCGTCGAAGGTCGTGCGGGCGCGCGCGAACCTGGCGGCGGCCGGGCTTGCCGATCTCGTCGAGATCCGCGAGGGCGATGCGCTGCGCACGCTGGCCGCCGATTTACCGGATTCGGTCGACCTGTTGCTGCTCGATGGCGCGAAGGCGCTGTATCCCGAGGTGCTTGCACTCGTCGAGCCGCGGCTGCGAACCGGCGCGTTCGTCGTTGCCGACAATGCCGATTTCAGCCCCGACTATCTCGCTTGCGTGCGCTCGCCGGAGAACGGCTATCTGTCGGTGCCGTTCGGCGGCGATGTCGAATTGTCGATGCGGATCGGCTGAGCGCAGCGTTACCTGAACGGAGGCAAGCATTCTTGCTAGAAGAACAGGATGACTGATTAATCTGGTGTGCGAAAGCCGATGCCGCGGCGGCGCCCGACGCTTCGGGCGCCGCCGTGCGTTA
This window of the Burkholderia lata genome carries:
- a CDS encoding O-methyltransferase gives rise to the protein MTTLTLDPLASLLARLFDEADASSPATSPDFASLSRDEQARLMRSKTDYTDLYARLKDYPLAVSRETGTLLYMLARSGGARSIVEFGTSFGISTLHLAAALRDNGGGRLITSEFEPSKVVRARANLAAAGLADLVEIREGDALRTLAADLPDSVDLLLLDGAKALYPEVLALVEPRLRTGAFVVADNADFSPDYLACVRSPENGYLSVPFGGDVELSMRIG